A stretch of Anolis sagrei isolate rAnoSag1 chromosome X, rAnoSag1.mat, whole genome shotgun sequence DNA encodes these proteins:
- the APBA3 gene encoding amyloid-beta A4 precursor protein-binding family A member 3: protein MADRSMELKVEALLGPRSIDLEEAPDPQDLPSIQEVPGPHCADFVAPLVPPNVGSGGPGMDERPARGDPTETAEGQADMGLLEGPRDVMEDVAITLQQEPPPKWPMDQIPAVEGDSSLLAPSGTDESNPSMELKEEEDSTVPRADLIQDLLERLNPHFRDSSPPSSSDGEEESALGRGEEQSLLPESRDPPGKGTPCPLHIAAGLGAVVARGPRKNRSLLSADTEREDLLGLLHYEGGIPGEADERTPLAHSEAVSGGEKAETEGGPSSMPGPNEDVRQEEEATSEPASERLEQPSPGSEAQENKGDISSFPVYQEDDLSAAAPGPCDPEDLREGVLFAAKYLGSTQLVSERSPPSSVRMAQAQEAMDRVKAPEGESQPMTEVDLFVSTQRIKVLTTDSQEAMMDHPLQTISFIADIGNVVVLMARRKLPRRTDSSPEKPLYKMICHVFHSADAQLVAQAIGQAFSVAYQLFLRASGITPQQLGPSSPGHNDDEDDDEDAAAIRAQGEELYNADLAHFSKQENCEKVVILKPKGAILGLAVVESGWGSLLPTVVIANLMHGGPAERSGKLSIGDRITAANGTSLVGLPLATSQSILRELKNQTEVTLSVVHCPPVTTAIVRRPDTKFPLGFCVENGIICSLMRGGIAERGGIRVGHHILEINGQSVVAMPHQKVIQILTQAVREVRIKTMPASTYRLLTGQEQPVFL from the exons ATGGCCGACAGGAGCATGGAGCTCAAGGTGGAGGCTCTTCTGGGGCCGAGATCTATAGATCTGGAAGAGGCCCCAGACCCCCAAGACCTTCCCTCCATCCAGGAAGTGCCTGGGCCTCATTGTGCTGACTTCGTAGCCCCTCTGGTGCCTCCCAACGTGGGATCTGGGGGGCCTGGAATGGATGAGAGGCCGGCGAGGGGGGATCCCACGGAGACAGCAGAGGGACAGGCAGACATGGGGCTCTTGGAAGGGCCCAG GGATGTCATGGAAGATGTTGCCATCACGCTCCAACAGGAGCCTCCCCCGAAGTGGCCGATGGATCAGATCCCAGCCGTGGAAGGGGACTCCAGCCTCCTTGCTCCGTCTGGCACGGACGAGAGCAACCCCTCgatggagttgaaggaggaagaggacagcACCGTTCCCAGGGCAGACCTCATCCAAGACCTCCTCGAGCGACTCAACCCGCACTTCCGAGACAGTTCGCCACCGTCCTCCTCAGACGGTGAAGAGGAGTCTGCATTGGGAAGAGGCGAAGAGCAAAGCCTTCTCCCTGAGAGCCGGGATCCACCAGGGAAAGGTACCCCTTGCCCGCTGCATATTGCCGCCGGATTAGGAGCTGTTGTCGCCCGTGGGCCACGGAAAAACCGGAGTTTACTCTCGGCCGACACCGAGCGGGAGGACCTGCTTGGCCTTCTCCACTACGAAGGGGGCATCCCGGGTGAAGCAGATGAGCGGACCCCCCTGGCCCACTCAGAGGCGGTTTCGGGGGGCGAAAAGGCAGAGACGGAAGGGGGACCATCCTCCATGCCAGGTCCAAATGAAGATGTTcggcaggaggaggaggccacgTCAGAGCCGGCGAGTGAGCGGTTGGAACAGCCATCCCCTGGCAGCGAGGCACAAGAG AACAAAGGCGATATCTCCTCCTTCCCCGTTTACCAAGAAG ACGACCTCTCAGCCGCAGCCCCAGGCCCTTGTGACCCCGAAGACCTGCGCGAAGGGGTACTCTTTGCGGCAAAATACCTGGGCTCCACACAGCTGGTTTCGGAGAGGAGCCCCCCAAGCAGCGTCCGCATGGCACAAGCCCAGGAGGCCATGGACCGGGTGAAG GCACCGGAAGGGGAGTCCCAGCCCATGACGGAAGTGGATCTCTTTGTCTCAACGCAGAGGATCAAGGTCCTTACGACCGACTCCCAG GAGGCCATGATGGACCACCCCCTGCAGACCATTTCTTTCATTGCGGACATTGGGAACGTGGTTGTACTGATGGCCCGCCGGAAACTCCCTCGCAGGACAGACTCTTCCCCGGAGAAGCCGCTCTACAAAATGATCTGCCACGTCTTTCACTCGGCCGAT GCCCAGCTGGTTGCCCAAGCCATTGGCCAGGCCTTCAGTGTTGCTTACCAGCTCTTCTTGAGGGCCAGCGGCATCACTCCCCAGCAGCTGGGCCCCTCCTCTCCGGGTCACAACGATGATGAAGACGACGATGAAGACGCCGCCGCCATCCGGGCACAAGGCGAGGAGCTGTACAACGCCGACCTGGCCCACTTCTCCAAGCAAGAGAACTGCGAGAAG GTTGTGATCCTGAAGCCAAAGGGGGCGATCCTGGGCCTGGCAGTGGTGGAGTCTGGCTGGGGCTCCTTGCTGCCCACGGTGGTCATCGCCAATCTGATGCACGGAGGACCAGCTGAACGGTCGGGAAAGCTGAGCATTGGGGACCGCATCACGGCTGCCAATGGGACCAGCCTGGTGGGACTGCCCTTGGCCACCTCCCAGAGCATCCTCCGG GAGCTGAAGAACCAGACGGAGGTGACCCTCAGCGTGGTTCACTGCCCGCCGGTCACCACTGCCATTGTGCGGAGGCCCGACACCAAGTTCCCCCTGGGCTTCTGTGTGGAGAACGGCATT ATCTGCAGCCTGATGCGCGGAGGGATCGCCGAGCGCGGGGGGATCCGGGTGGGCCACCACATCCTGGAGATCAACGGCCAGAGCGTGGTGGCCATGCCCCACCAAAAAGTCATCCAGATCCTTACGCAGGCCGTTCGCGAG GTCCGGATCAAAACCATGCCGGCTTCAACCTACCGCCTTCTGACCGGACAGGAGCAACCGGTCTTCCTCTGA